In the genome of Gadus morhua chromosome 14, gadMor3.0, whole genome shotgun sequence, one region contains:
- the LOC115558456 gene encoding chymotrypsin B-like: MAFLWIVSCFAFISAAYGCGSPAIQPQVTGYARIVNGEEAVPHSWPWQVSLQQSNGFHFCGGSLINENWVVTAAHCNVRTYHRVIVGEHDKSSAITSEKVQILKPSKVFTHPEWNSRTINNDISLIKLASPAVLGTTVSPVCLGESSEVFAPGMKCVTSGWGLTRYNAPGTPNKLQQAALPLMSNEQCKRSWGSNMISDVMICAGAAGATSCMGDSGGPLVCQKDNVWTLVGIVSWGSSRCSTSTPAVYARVTELRGWVDQILAAN, translated from the exons ATGGCCTTCCTGTGGATTGTTTCCTGCTTCGCTTTCATCAGCGCCGCTTACG GCTGCGGCTCCCCAGCCATCCAGCCCCAGGTGACTGGCTACGCCCGCATCGTCAACGGTGAGGAGGCCGTCCCCCACTCCTGGCCCTGGCAGGTGTCTCTGCAG CAATCCAACGGATTCCATTTCTGCGGAGGTTCCCTGATCAATGAGAACTGGGTTGTCACCGCTGCTCACTGCAATGTCAG GACCTACCACCGTGTGATTGTTGGAGAGCATGACAAGAGCAGTGCCATTACCAGCGAGAAGGTCCAGATCCTGAAGCCCTCTAAG GTCTTCACCCATCCTGAATGGAACTCCAGAACCATCAACAACGACATCTCCCTCATCAAGCTGGCTTCCCCCGCTGTCTTGGGAACCACCGTCTcccctgtgtgtctgggtgagaGCAGCGAAGTCTTCGCCCCTGGCATGAAGTGTGTGACCAGCGGCTGGGGTCTGACCCGCTACAACG CCCCCGGCACCCCCAACAAGCTTCAGCAGGCCGCTCTTCCCCTGATGTCCAACGAGCAGTGCAAGCGTAGCTGGGGCAGCAACATGATCTCTGATGTCATGATCTGTGCCGGTGCTGCTGGCGCTACCTCCTGCATG GGTGACTCCGGTGGCCCTCTGGTCTGCCAGAAGGACAACGTGTGGACCCTGGTCGGTATCGTCTCCTGGGGAAGCAGCCGCTGCTCTACCTCCACCCCCGCTGTCTACGCCCGTGTCACTGAGCTCCGAGGCTGGGTAGACCAGATCCTGGCTGCCAACTAA
- the LOC115558457 gene encoding chymotrypsin B-like isoform X2: MAFLWTVSCFAFISAAYGCGSPAIQPQVTGYARIVNGEEAVPHSWPWQVSLQQSNGFHFCGGSLINENWVVTAAHCNVRTYHRVIVGEHDKSSAITSEKVQILKPSKVFTHPEWNSRTINNDISLIKLASPAVLGTTVSPVCLGESSDVFAPGMKCVTSGWGLTRYNAPGTPNKLQQAALPLMSNEQCKRSWGSNMISDVMICAGAAGATSCMGDSGGPLVCQKDNVWTLVGIVSWGSSRCSTSTPAVYARVTELRGWVDQILAAN, translated from the exons ATGGCCTTCCTGTGGACTGTTTCCTGCTTCGCTTTCATCAGCGCCGCTTACG GCTGCGGCTCCCCAGCCATCCAGCCCCAGGTGACTGGCTACGCCCGCATCGTCAACGGTGAGGAGGCCGTCCCCCACTCCTGGCCCTGGCAGGTGTCTCTGCAG CAATCCAATGGATTCCATTTCTGCGGAGGTTCCCTGATCAATGAGAACTGGGTTGTCACCGCTGCTCACTGCAATGTCAG GACCTACCACCGTGTGATTGTTGGAGAGCATGACAAGAGCAGTGCCATTACCAGCGAGAAGGTCCAGATCCTGAAGCCCTCTAAG GTCTTCACCCATCCTGAATGGAACTCCAGAACCATCAACAACGACATCTCCCTCATCAAGCTGGCTTCCCCCGCTGTCTTGGGAACCACCGTCTcccctgtgtgtctgggtgagaGCAGCGATGTCTTCGCCCCTGGCATGAAGTGTGTGACCAGCGGCTGGGGTCTGACCCGCTACAACG CCCCCGGCACCCCCAACAAGCTTCAGCAGGCCGCTCTTCCCCTGATGTCCAACGAGCAGTGCAAGCGTAGCTGGGGCAGCAACATGATCTCTGATGTCATGATCTGTGCCGGTGCTGCTGGCGCTACCTCCTGCATG GGTGACTCCGGTGGCCCTCTGGTCTGCCAGAAGGACAACGTGTGGACCCTGGTCGGTATCGTCTCCTGGGGAAGCAGCCGCTGCTCTACCTCCACCCCCGCTGTCTACGCCCGTGTCACTGAGCTCCGAGGCTGGGTAGAC CAGATCCTGGCTGCCAACTAA
- the LOC115558457 gene encoding chymotrypsin B-like isoform X1, whose product MAFLWTVSCFAFISAAYGCGSPAIQPQVTGYARIVNGEEAVPHSWPWQVSLQQSNGFHFCGGSLINENWVVTAAHCNVRTYHRVIVGEHDKSSAITSEKVQILKPSKVFTHPEWNSRTINNDISLIKLASPAVLGTTVSPVCLGESSDVFAPGMKCVTSGWGLTRYNAPGTPNKLQQAALPLMSNEQCKRSWGSNMISDVMICAGAAGATSCMGDSGGPLVCQKDNVWTLVGIVSWGSSRCSTSTPAVYARVTELRGWVDQILAAN is encoded by the exons ATGGCCTTCCTGTGGACTGTTTCCTGCTTCGCTTTCATCAGCGCCGCTTACG GCTGCGGCTCCCCAGCCATCCAGCCCCAGGTGACTGGCTACGCCCGCATCGTCAACGGTGAGGAGGCCGTCCCCCACTCCTGGCCCTGGCAGGTGTCTCTGCAG CAATCCAATGGATTCCATTTCTGCGGAGGTTCCCTGATCAATGAGAACTGGGTTGTCACCGCTGCTCACTGCAATGTCAG GACCTACCACCGTGTGATTGTTGGAGAGCATGACAAGAGCAGTGCCATTACCAGCGAGAAGGTCCAGATCCTGAAGCCCTCTAAG GTCTTCACCCATCCTGAATGGAACTCCAGAACCATCAACAACGACATCTCCCTCATCAAGCTGGCTTCCCCCGCTGTCTTGGGAACCACCGTCTcccctgtgtgtctgggtgagaGCAGCGATGTCTTCGCCCCTGGCATGAAGTGTGTGACCAGCGGCTGGGGTCTGACCCGCTACAACG CCCCCGGCACCCCCAACAAGCTTCAGCAGGCCGCTCTTCCCCTGATGTCCAACGAGCAGTGCAAGCGTAGCTGGGGCAGCAACATGATCTCTGATGTCATGATCTGTGCCGGTGCTGCTGGCGCTACCTCCTGCATG GGTGACTCCGGTGGCCCTCTGGTCTGCCAGAAGGACAACGTGTGGACCCTGGTCGGTATCGTCTCCTGGGGAAGCAGCCGCTGCTCTACCTCCACCCCCGCTGTCTACGCCCGTGTCACTGAGCTCCGAGGCTGGGTAGACCAGATCCTGGCTGCCAACTAA
- the LOC115558459 gene encoding chymotrypsin B-like — MAFFWIVSCFAFISAAYGCGSPAIQPKVTGYARIVNGEEAVPHSWPWQVSLQGNGFHFCGGSLINENWVVTAAHCNVGTYHRVIVGEHDKSRAITSEKVQILKPSKVFTHPEWNYRTINNDISLIKLASPAVLGTTVSPVCLGESSDVFAPGMKCVTSGWGLTRYNAPGTPNKLQQAALPLMSNEQCKRSWGSNMISDVMICAGAAGATSCMGDSGGPLVCQKDNVWTLVGIVSWGSSRCSTSTPAVYARVTELRGWVDQILAAN, encoded by the exons ATGGCCTTCTTCTGGATTGTTTCCTGCTTTGCTTTCATCAGCGCCGCTTACG GCTGCGGCTCCCCAGCCATCCAGCCCAAGGTGACTGGCTACGCCCGCATCGTCAACGGTGAGGAGGCCGTCCCCCACTCCTGGCCCTGGCAGGTGTCTCTGCAG GGCAACGGATTCCATTTCTGCGGAGGTTCCCTGATCAATGAGAACTGGGTTGTCACCGCTGCTCACTGCAATGTCGG GACCTACCACCGTGTGATTGTTGGAGAGCATGACAAGAGCAGGGCCATTACCAGCGAGAAGGTCCAGATCCTGAAGCCCTCTAAG GTCTTCACCCATCCTGAATGGAACTACAGAACCATCAACAACGACATCTCCCTCATCAAGCTGGCTTCCCCCGCTGTCTTGGGAACCACCGTCTcccctgtgtgtctgggtgagaGCAGTGATGTCTTCGCCCCTGGCATGAAGTGTGTGACCAGCGGCTGGGGTCTGACCCGCTACAACG CCCCCGGCACCCCCAACAAGCTTCAGCAGGCCGCTCTTCCCCTGATGTCCAACGAGCAGTGCAAGCGTAGCTGGGGCAGCAACATGATCTCTGATGTCATGATCTGTGCCGGTGCTGCTGGCGCTACCTCCTGCATG GGTGACTCCGGTGGCCCTCTCGTCTGCCAGAAGGACAACGTGTGGACCCTGGTCGGTATCGTCTCCTGGGGAAGCAGCCGCTGCTCTACCTCCACCCCCGCTGTCTACGCCCGTGTCACTGAGCTCCGAGGCTGGGTGGACCAGATCCTGGCTGCCAACTAA
- the LOC115558458 gene encoding LOW QUALITY PROTEIN: chymotrypsin B-like (The sequence of the model RefSeq protein was modified relative to this genomic sequence to represent the inferred CDS: inserted 1 base in 1 codon), whose protein sequence is MAFLWIVSCFAFISAAYGCGSPAIQPQVTGYARIVNGEEAVPHSWPWQVSLQQSNGFHFCGGSLINENWVVTAAHCNVRTYHRVIVGEHDKSRASDENIQILKPSMVFTHPKWDSRTINNDISLIKLASPAVLGTNVSPVCLGESSDVFAPGMKCVTSGWGLTRYNAPGTPNKLQQAALPLMSNEECSQTWGNNMISDVMICAGAAGATSCMGDSGGPLVCQKDNVWTLVGIVSWGSSRCSVTXPAVYARVTELRGWVDQILAAN, encoded by the exons ATGGCCTTCCTGTGGATTGTTTCCTGTTTCGCTTTCATCAGCGCCGCTTACG GCTGCGGCTCCCCAGCCATCCAGCCCCAGGTGACTGGCTACGCCCGCATCGTCAACGGTGAGGAGGCCGTCCCCCACTCCTGGCCCTGGCAGGTGTCTCTGCAG CAATCCAACGGATTCCATTTCTGCGGAGGTTCCCTGATCAATGAGAACTGGGTTGTCACCGCTGCTCACTGCAATGTCAG GACCTACCACCGTGTGATTGTTGGAGAGCATGACAAGAGCAGAGCCTCCGATGAGAACATCCAGATCTTGAAGCCCTCTATG GTCTTCACCCACCCCAAATGGGACTCCAGAACCATCAACAACGACATCTCCCTCATCAAGCTGGCTTCCCCCGCTGTCTTGGGAACCaacgtctcccctgtgtgtctgggtgagaGCAGCGATGTCTTCGCCCCTGGCATGAAGTGTGTGACCAGCGGCTGGGGTTTGACCCGCTACAACG CCCCCGGCACCCCCAACAAGCTTCAGCAGGCCGCTCTTCCCCTGATGTCCAACGAGGAATGCTCGCAGACCTGGGGCAACAACATGATCTCTGATGTCATGATCTGTGCCGGTGCTGCTGGCGCTACCTCCTGCATG GGTGACTCCGGTGGCCCTCTGGTCTGCCAGAAGGACAACGTGTGGACCCTGGTCGGTATCGTCTCCTGGGGAAGCAGCCGCTGCTCTGTCA ACCCCGCTGTCTACGCCCGTGTCACCGAGCTCCGAGGCTGGGTGGACCAGATCCTGGCTGCCAACTGA
- the LOC115558460 gene encoding chymotrypsin A produces MNSLLILSCLAFFGAAYGCGRPAISPVITGYSRIVNGEEAVPHSWSWQVSLQDQTGFHFCGGSLINENWVVTAAHCNVKNYHRVVLGEHDRSSNSEGVQVMTVGQVFKHPRYNGFTINNDILLVKLATPATLNMRVSPVCLAETDDVFEGGMKCVTSGWGLTRYNAADTPALLQQAALPLLTNEQCKKFWGNKISDLMICAGAAGASSCMGDSGGPLVCQKAGSWTLVGIVSWGSGTCTPTMPGVYARVTELRAWVDQTIAAN; encoded by the exons ATGAACTCCCTGTTGATTCTGTCCTGCCTGGCCTTTTTCGGCGCAGCCTATG gcTGTGGCCGTCCAGCCATCTCCCCAGTAATCACTGGTTACTCCCGTATTGTCAACGGAGAGGAGGCTGTTCCCCACTCCTGGTCGTGGCAGGTGTCCCTGCAG GACCAAACTGGCTTCCACTTCTGCGGAGGCTCCCTGATCAATGAGAACTGGGTTGTGACCGCTGCCCACTGCAATGTCAA GAACTACCACCGTGTGGTGCTGGGAGAGCACGACCGCTCCTCCAACTCTGAGGGCGTCCAGGTCATGACTGTCGGACAG GTGTTCAAGCACCCCCGTTACAACGGCTTCACCATCAACAACGACATCCTGCTTGTCAAGCTGGCCACCCCCGCCACCCTGAACATGCGTGTGTCCCCCGTGTGCCTGGCTGAGACTGATGACGTCTTTGAGGGCGGCATGAAGTGTGTGACCTCTGGCTGGGGCCTGACCCGCTACAATG CTGCCGACACCCCGGCCCTGCTGCAGCAGGCTGCTCTGCCCCTCCTGACCAATGAGCAGTGCAAGAAGTTCTGGGGCAACAAGATCTCCGACCTGATGATCTGCGCTGGAGCTGCTGGGGCCTCCTCATGCATG GGTGACTCCGGTGGCCCCCTGGTGTGCCAGAAGGCTGGCTCTTGGACCCTGGTTGGCATCGTGTCCTGGGGCAGTGGAACCTGTACCCCCACTATGCCCGGTGTGTACGCCCGGGTCACCGAGCTCCGCGCATGGGTGGACCAGACCATCGCTGCCAACTAA
- the agrp gene encoding agouti-related protein, whose protein sequence is MAWYMGTCHWTVANQATGGWSPPIFQRLSRLNPSRVDSDILEADTVEQLMIDAQSYDEDTSQEMTEALQLQSRTMRSPRRCVPHQQSCLGHQLPCCDPCDTCYCRFFNAICYCRRVGQSCSHRHT, encoded by the exons ATGGCCTGGTACATGGGGACATGCCATTGGACGGTGGCCAACCAAGCCACAGGAGGCTGGAGCCCTCCTATATTTCAGAGATTG TCAAGACTCAACCCGTCCAGGGTAGACTCTGATATCCTTGAAGCAGACACTGTGGAACAGTTGATGATCGATGCCCAATCTTATGATGAG GACACCTCCCAGGAGATGACGGAAGCCTTGCAGCTCCAGAGCAGGACCATGCGCTCCCCCCGCCGCTGTGTGCCCCACCAGCAGTCGTGCCTGGGCCACCAGCTGCCGTGCTGCGACCCCTGCGACACATGTTACTGCCGCTTCTTCAACGCTATCTGCTACTGCCGCCGCGTGGGTCAGTCCTGCAGCCACAGGCACACCTAG